One Cryptomeria japonica chromosome 9, Sugi_1.0, whole genome shotgun sequence genomic window carries:
- the LOC131858386 gene encoding uncharacterized protein LOC131858386: MLGQHLNWKDPHVLNLGEADERLLRNVLDNREVSCSREVDEIIWCGAKSGSYSVKLGYTLLEIEGRTKEWESKLCWNKECLPKAGAFSWLVGNKRIQSGDRLKKMGFASPFRCVLYEKEEEDVDHLLLNCEFAQEAWRFELQRLNWKGPKARNLLFEDKAENTDHFLIILEKAILELVTNAASQVNLAKAPFIQFDAGVLVNFDGTSRGNLGVSGVGVIAQDECGNTLAIGAKRLVDGLNNKAECQAAIEAILMAKNLGVKKLHLEGDSQIVVNGIGRGHMKAWQLDKHIRRMKLLLYGFEDFKVSHVLKEANVEADKLSNVGANGSLDSNINLFEDLRNVLDEVEWQDGGRFLFVD; the protein is encoded by the exons ATGTTGGGCCAGCATTTGAATTGGAAGGATCCCCATGTTTTAAACCTGGGGGAGGCGGATGAAAGGTTGTTGAGGAATGTCCTAGACAACAGAGAGGTGTCTTGCTCTAGGGAAGTGGATGAGATAATTTGGTGTGGTGCCAAGAGTGGCAGTTATTCAGTCAAGCTGGGGTATACTCTGTTGGAGATAGAAGGCAGGACGAAGGAATGGGAATCTAAGCTTTGCTGGAACAAAGAGTGTTTACCGAAGGCGGGTGCCTTCTCCTGGCTGGTAGGCAATAAGCGGATTCAGTCAGGAGATAGACTCAAGAAAATGGGGTTTGCAAGCCCATTTCGTTGTGTGCTCTATGAGAAGGAGGAAGAAGATGTGGACCACCTTCTATTGAATTGTGAGTTTGCCCAGGAAGCCTGGCGTTTTGAGTTGCAGAGGCTGAATTGGAAGGGACCGAAGGCAAGGAATTT ACTATTTGAGGATAAAGCAGAAAATACAGATCACTTTCTGATCATATTAGAGAAGGCGATCTTGGAATTAGTCACTAACGCTGCTTCCCAGGTTAACTTGGCAAAGGCTCCTTTCATTCAGTTTGATGCTGGAGTCTTG GTCAATTTTGATGGCACTTCTAGGGGGAATCTCGGGGTCTCTGGCGTTGGGGTCATAGCTCAGGACGAATGTGGAAACACTCTAGCTATTGGGGCTAAAAGGTTGGTGGATGGTTTGAACAACAAAGCCGAGTGTCAAGCAGCTATAGAAGCCATTCTTATGGCTAAGAATttgggagtgaagaaactccaCCTAGAGGGGGACTCTCAGATTGTGGTGAATGGGATAGGTAGAGGTCATATGAAGGCATGGCAACTGGACAAACACATTAGAAGAATGAAACTTCTTCTTTAtgggtttgaagattttaaggtgtCACATGTTCTCAAGGAAGCAAATGTAGAGGCTGACAAGCTTTCAAATGTGGGAGCAAATGGTTCTTTGGATAGCAACATTAATTTATTCGAGGACCTACGAAAT GTTTTGGACGAAGTTGAGTGGCAGGATGGAGGCCGATTTCTCTTTGTTGACTGA